The following nucleotide sequence is from Arvicola amphibius chromosome 1, mArvAmp1.2, whole genome shotgun sequence.
CTGAGACTGAATACATAGCAGCAATGTGTTCAGATTCATTAATCCTCATACAAGAGCTGAGAAACCTGGAAGCTATGCCATTTCACAGagtattttaatgttaaaaattcaAAGGAATAACATTCTTACAAAAAATTTGAGAAGTTGACATATTTTTGTGAAAGTCAGACTATATATTAGTAGATTAATTTTTTTAGTAGACAAAGCTTAGAAAACTGTCtcattataataaaatacaaaataaaacttgcTCTCCCAAACAAGGTGCATTTCAGATGGTTCAGAAGTGATGTACAATAGTTAGGATCCAGTACAGCCTAGCTGCAACCAGGGAGAACCAGAGCTGAGAGCTCAGAACAGCAgcacccacaccacaccacagtaGACCAGCTAGAACTCCATTCTCATTTAGTGATCTCAATATGAGAgagataaaagaacaaaaaactagCAAGCTAATAGAAGAAAACGGAAGTTTCTTAACTAGTTTAGAAATCCAAAAGTATCAATCCTGAGATTCCCACTAGAGCCCTCCCACTCTGGAAGTTCTttccctaaggaaaaaaaaaaagcaatagacCTTCGACCAAAGCCAACTGTCACTGTCTACATTAAAATTAAGAATGTCTGAATGTCTGCTTGGTGAAAATCCCCTGAATACACAAGGTGATATTCTGAAGGCTATTTACAATTGCCCAGAACACAAGCAACTCCTCGAGGGGAAgaagcacacacaaaagcaagcCTTACAAGAAAACAAGCAGTTAACAAAGATAACCAGAAGGTGGACGTGGATAAGAAATGGTGATCAGATAAATGATATTAAAGTATGCAGTGCTTTATACACAATGAACTGGCAAAATCAGAAAGTATGGCGCCACCAAATACTGCTTAAAGATAAGGAAAGAGAAGCTCCAAGAAAGGCCAGTCCGCATTCTGAAGAAAACgttagaaaaatcagaaaatgaacCTGTATAACCCACAGTCCCATCCTGGGCAAGTATGCCAACTACTACCCTGGCCCAGAAGTAAACACATAAGATGTTTGCTGTAGCCTGGAATAAGGTACCACGGAGCTGGAGACTCAGGCAACCTCCCACTTAAGGCAATGTGTGAGTAAAATCACCAATGCCCCTAAGGGGCACCCACAGCAGATCAGAGCAACAACAGATCTAGAAAGCACTAACATGGCTAAACTGTCACTCACACTGCGTGGAGACAGAGTGCCTATCACACGATACCATGTATATATACTAAAATCACACTCGTTTAGAAATTTATCTTATAAAGACATTCACATTCAAAGACACAAATATACTAAGTGGGTGGGAGGATCGAAAACTAGAGAAGACCTCGAACTCAACAGAGGCATGTGCTCATATGTGGCCAGACGTACAGGCCAGGAAGTGTATTGCAGACATTGGCTAATCCTGGAAGACTGGATGCCCAGGGCTGAAGACACCACTATTGTTaacctttaaaaattacactCATCTACCTAGTTCTCAGCTTCAGCATCTATGCTGCCCATCACCTGCTTATTTTCCTGCAAACAAGGATCCCCACCAGGGAATGTACATGTATTCTCAGCtcccaaatgaaaattaaaatcactGTTGGTCCCCAATGTGGCCTAAATCCCAAGCTGGAAACCAAAATGCAATGCCCATTTAGCTCAACAAACCCAATATATGCCAAGTTTCACAGCACAGATGTTTGATGAAGTGCACTAATGAACGTGAAATGGTAGGGAAGCCAAATCGCCTTCTCTGTACCCCAGGGACTGCCAGATAcagcacaaacatacacacagcacaggcAGCCGGGGCAGCCACAGTCACACAAATAACAATCAGCCAACTGCTTGAGATTACGGTAACAAGAGACAGGTCAAAGGTCATGCCTTGGTTTTACCTCAGCTTCACAGAAACATCCTTAGCATGTGCACAGtccagggttcaatccccagtgctggaaataaataaataaatgagttctAATTCAGTTTCTGTTAGCCCTTGTGGGgcaaaaagtaataataaaagtgGGAACTGTTGTCCCCAAGTCTTGGCTCTACATCcaaacaggaggaggaagcttcAGCCCCAAACTTCAATGAGATCCCCAGATTCCATGCCCAGATCAGCTGGCAGCTCCTTGCCCGAAAGCTTTGTTCCATCAAAGAAGAAGGAGAGCTTGTGTCCGGAGAGTCCCATGGTCTTCTCGTAGTGTGACATGAGGACCTTAAGAGGAGAATCCTGCACAGACACAAACAACAAATTTAAGACTATGAACGGTAGGTGGGGAGCTCCTACGGGGGCAGGCAGAGAACCTGGGACAGAGGTCAGGAGCGCAGCACAGCGGCCAAGCACACACTTTCAAGTTCAATGTGCTAAGTTCATTCTttagcaccaaaaaaaaaaaaaaaaaaaaaaaaaaaaaaaaaggttaacttTTAGCCAAGCATGCAGCATATGCCTGAAAAGACATGACTTGCAGGGTAGAAGCAAAAAGATcccaagtttcaggccaacctgggctacacagtgagcttcaggccagccttggctacacaattAAGTCTCAGGTCGCCctaggttacataatgagacactatctgaaaataaattaaacagaacaaacaaaaaaagaacacgGGACAAGGAAGACGAGGGTAGAGCACATCAATAGAGTAAGAACCCTGGAGGGGAAGGCAAGCTCCTCTCTGGAAACTAGTCACAGGCTCCTCAGGAACTGCAGAGTGGGACCACAGAGGACAAGACTCCAGGGTACAGACTATGGGATACACAGGTTCCCTAAGCTCAGTCAATCCCCCTCTGAAACAGAACCGCAAATGAAGTGAACGTAAATTCCAGAGGACTATGTGTGACTTAGAAAAGTGTTGTGGGTCAGCCTGTGTGCCCCAAAGACACCCTGTTATCCTGACCTGGTACATGGGAATGTGGCCTTCTTGGACTTAGGCCTCTGCATATATAATCAAGTTAGATGAGCTGACACCTTGTTCAGATAGCTAACCCAGCATGACCTAGGTCTTCACAGGAGGAAACAGACACCATGAGTACACCAAGGAACTCCAGCTGCCACCAGAAGCTACAAGGAGAAGACTCAGCGTGGAGTCTCAGCCTACAGAACTGTAAGAATCGGCTTCTGCTGCTCTAAGCCCATCAGCTGTGGTGGTCATCCCTTGTTCATTCCATGGGGAGATATATTCCAAGACATTTATCTGGCACCTCAAGTCAACGATAGTACCAAACCCCATATGCACCATGCATAGTAACACACCTACGATACTTTAGATGCTATGGggcagagagatagctcagaggataaaggcacTGGGCTGCCAATCCCTACAACTCCCATGCTAGAAGTAGGAAACTGATTCCCtccagttatcctctgacctccatacatactccatggcacagacacacacacagacattataAAGTAGGAAATTAACAAAAgtaaaattcattttttgttgtttttggattttttttttgaggttctCACTCTACTCTTGGGTGGCCTGCACCAGATTGGCCTAAACTCAGAAatctactggaattaaaggggtgccaccacacctggaaaaTTAGAAGAATCTTAACAATATACTATATACTAATACTATATactataataaaagttataatttattatacaaaaatgaaacaagaaaaatacagtAAGTCTtaaagcagtggtcctcaaccttcctaatgctgtgaccctttaatacagttcctcattttgtggtgacctccaatcataaaattttcattactacttcataactttaattttgctattgttatgaataataatgtaaaaaacTATGTCTGAGGCAGTCCCTGTGAAAGGGCTGTTTGACCCCcagaggggttgtgacccacaggttgagaactactttttttaaaaaataatttattgaactttatttcatgtgcgttggtatgaaggtgtcagattccctaggactggagttacagacagttgtgagctgccatgtgggtgctgggaattgaatctggatcctctgaaagaggagccagtgctcttaacctctgagccatctctccagccccgagaacTGCTGTTTTAAAgtgagccagagagatggttcacaggtaaaggtgcttgctgtcaagctgTATGACctaattcagttcccagaatgccACACAGTAGAACCACCTCCCACAGGCTCTCCTTGAACTTTCACACATGCACTGTGACACAAgcacccacacaaatacacaaacacaaagggaaaaaaaaaaaaccctaaaactaaAAAGACGTACGGGGTTGAGGTGTGGTTACAGCTCAATGACAAAATAAcagcttagcatgcacaaggtatGGATTTAATCCGTTATTACTGTATATCACTGTTATTAACAAGGGTCCTTTTCCAGCTAATAGGAAGAACTGCagtggtttggatgaaaatggcccccacaggttcatagggagtgacactatttgaaaggattgggctgagtggtcttgttggagttggtgtggccttgtagaaggaagtgtatcactaAGAGTGGACGTTGAGGTTCTCAGAAGCTCTAGCCAGCCCAGTGTCAGTCGCTCTtcctgcctgcagatctggatgtagaactctcagctacctctccagcactgtgtctgtctgcacgctgccatgcttcccaccatgataataatggactgaacctctgaacctgtaagccagcctcaagaTAATGTCTTCCCGTGGTCATGGTCTCttcgtagcaatagaaaccctagacAGGAACATATGGTTGCTAGCAGAAATGGGATGGAAgctatggtttgaataagaatggcccccataggcgcTAGCATTTGAAATCTTGATCCACAGTTGGTAACATTTTGGGGGAagcttaggaggtatggccttgttggaggaagcaagTCATTGGAAGAGGGGTTTGAGAGCTCACAAAATCATGTCCTTTTGGTGTTTCTTGACTGTGATTAGCCATGGAGGCTCACGGTGGCTGTCCCAGCCCTCATAAACTCTAACCTTTGAAACCACAGACCCCCAAAATCCCTtccttttctaagttgccttggtcatggtggtgTATCACAGCAACACAGGAGCAACACAGACCCTGAACAATATTCTTTCTCTCCATGACCTAGGCTGGGTAGGCACACAGAAACAGAGGGGATTTGCAGCAAGTCAGGACTAGAAGACGCCCATGCCCTGCCAACTGACCAACTGACAGGAGGTGGGCAAAGCAAAGGGGAGGGGCACGGGCAGCACTTTTCCTACTTACAGGAGATAGTGAGATCTCCAACATCTGGTGTTTCTCCTTCCCCTGCACCCGGAGCTGGAGCTGCTGGGATGTCTCTGTGGCCTCTGAAGAACTGGTCAGCACCACACAATCTATGGAGAGCGGGATTGAGATGCCAGGTTCAAGTGGAGGCCCGGGAACAGAGTCTACCTCTAGAGACTTTCCATCCCTCTTAACCCCGCCCACAGCAAAGACAGCAAAGACTTCCTCAAGACCCTCTTCCTTGCCTTCTACTCACCAATGATGTCAGCCACTCCTAGTTTTAGGGCCCTAGGAGTGGCAGTAGGGGACAATTCTGTCTctccaaaaagtaaaagaatccTGCTTGGAGACACCCCAAGATGATTTGCCATGTAATCCACCACATTCTGAAGGGGTTCCGACTAGGACAAAGACAAACAAAGGAATCTTCTAGCCTTGAAATTCCACACCACAGCCCTGAGCCACCACCCCAAACATAAGGTTCTGGCCTGGACCACTTGCTGAACTCTTTAACTGTGAGAGTTACCATATTTACcagtaaaatatgaaattaaatagtCAACTCAGTGGTCTAGGCAAATAGCACAGAGAAATTAAAAGGCTGGGGctaaggagatggttcagtcagcaaAGTGCCTGGCATACAATCaagaggacctgactttgattcTCCAGCACTACATAAAATGCTGGGAGTGACATGTAGAACCTGCAATCCTGGTATTGAGAAGGTGGAGATAAGAGGATCCCTCGAGCTCACTGGCTAGTCAGCCTCACTgcatcaatgagctccaggtctaggaagaggtcatctcaaaaaacaaggtaggctgggcaatggtggcacacacctttaatcccagcactcaggaggtgggtctctgtgagttcaaggccagcctgatctacaagagttagttccaagataggttccaaagctacagagaaaccctgtcttgaaaaatcaaaaaaccaaagtgGACAGCAATTGAGGAAGTCACCAGACatcatcctctggcttccacaaacatatgcatgcatacaatcacacacactcccacatgcacatacccagaAGATCATATCCTtaacagagagaaggggggagggggggagggacggagggaggcaAGCAAGTGGATTAGGAGGTAAAAAAAGGGGTGAAGGGGCAGAACCTCAAATACACTCCAGGCACTACTACtaccatttttttccttaaactcaGAAATTTGAGCCCTTGGGGAAACTGCTCATTTCAAAGTCTGGTACAAActcattcttctttctcagtGCTAAAGTggaaactcagggcctcacagaCACTGTGCCAGCTCCCGTCACTGAGGCACAGCTCCAACCACGCATCTGTGTTGGAAGTACCCTATGAAGCAAAAAGAGCAGCGCCGGTAAGGCTGTCTGCAACCAGTCTACAAGTCTGAGTTTAGCTGCTTGGCCACACATGGTCCGTGCTCATGAGAGGTCACTCCCACTAGTACTCTTGAACTTAGCATTCTGCACAAATGTCGGCCTTTGCCAGGAAGCTGGGCAAGCTCAGGATTACTGTGTGCTACCTGCTGTGTCCAAGACAGTACGAACATACAAGGGAAGCATGGCACCCTGGAGGAGAAAGGCAGTCTAGAGGaggactctttttaaaaaaagcttcaggaagctgggcagtggtggtgcaagcctataatcctccagcacttgaaaggcagagaggaaggcagctctgtgagctggagatcagtctggtctacagaacaagttccaagacaagcaccaaactacacagagaaccctgccttgaaaaaaacaaaacaaagaagtagacaaataaataaataaataaataaataaataaataaataaataaagcgaGCTTCagctgctggagaggcagctcacaattgtcagAAACTCCTAAGTCCTGAGAATTCAACGACTTCTTCCGCAGGTACTTGCACTCGTGCAGACACACACCgagacatttttgtttgcttggtttgttttttaagacaaggtttctctgtgtagccctggctgtcccggaactagctctgtagaccaggtaaaccttgaactcacagagatccgcctgcctctgtgctgggattaaaaatgtgtaccaccaccacccagcaacacctacacataattaaaaaataaatcttaaaacccaTAAAGATACCATGAATTTCTGTGTGTTCGTTTTTTCAAACAGGGTATAGCTATGTAGTCCATGCTGGTTTCAAATTCAAGAGTCTCATGTtcccacctctcaagtgctgagattacagatgtgtgccaaccatcacacctggcctAAAGATGGGATGCCTAGGTAGCCTTGAAAAATGGGTAAAGTTTGTCAAAAAGAGACAAGAACGAGGAAAAATGTAGACAAAGGGAACAGTAAGAGCCAAAGCGCAGAAAGATGGAAGCGTGATGGGGGCTCCAGAGAACAGGACAGGAAGACAGATGGACCCCTCTGCCAGTGCACTTTAATACCCATCTCTCCAAAGGCAGACACGGTCCTGTCCCTGCTGCCCCAAGCACTCACCGTCATGACAGGCAATCTGACTAGGTCAGCTCGGCACCGGATCTTGAGGGTGAAGAGTCGTGGGCTCTGTGGCAAGGCAGGTTCCTCCACTAGGACCACCTCATCATCTAGGCTCTGAAGGGCCGGACTATGGTGCTGGTTGGGGCTTAGGCAGGACCGCAGATCTTGGAGACGCTTATTCACTTCCCTGGGTACAGACAGGACATTGGGACAGTTGAGGCCGAAAAGCCTCTCCATCAGCCCTTCCCTGCCACAGTCAGagctccccagccccagcaccTCAACTTCTTGAGTGCCTCCGaatgctttctgcttttgttccTTGGTGAAGGCCGGTGCAGAGGAGAGATATCTTGGTCCCTACAGAAAGAAGAGATGTAGGATGGTGGCAAAGGACAGATTCCAACACATACTTCCTTGTAGACTGGGGACCTCAAGGAACCTGAGAGAGCGGAGAATCTAGAGAAAACACTTCTTTGCTAGAAGACATCTGTGGTAAGaaacagtttttatatttatgtgactCAGAAATAAGCGACGGAAACACTTCATTTTAGGATTAAGTCACTTTCCAGGAATGTCGGCTCTCTAACAGACACCAGGCACTTACTATCCAGCTACTCAATGACTCTCAAGTAGGGTGACTGACTAGCTTCAGTACAGAGTGGACAGGGACAGCAGGTGGAGTTGGAGCCATATCCcacatttccacctcctctcctaaGCTCCTAGGAGGTCCTGTGTCGCCCTCCAGGACGAGCCACCCAAAAGTCCTGCCTTCCTCAGCTTCTTTCCAAAGCCCTCCTTGCTCCCAGAGCCTTATCGCCCCAGCGCCTCACTCACGGAAGTGCCTCCATTTTCGTCTCTTCTTTCTCGTGATTACTCCTCAGCTTCTTCTTCCAAGGAGAACCTAGAAGTAGGGCATCAGAGGGACTGCCAGAATTTGCCACATCCGCCTCTAggggcagaggagaaagagaaaagggttaGCTGACAGATGGCAGGGAGGTCAGGAAGAAACAAGGCTAAGACTTCAGGAGGGGCTGGAGGCCAGGTGTGGGGGCACATGCAAATCTTGGCACAAGAGAGGCTGAGCCAGAGGTCAAGGCCAGCGTAGGCCAGAGATTCTGGGAGTTTTTGTTCTAAAAATGGGTGGGCAAGAGGTGGGGAAATAGCTCATTATAGAGCATGTGAGCATCCAAACACCCTGCTTTCAAGTCCTACTaacaaaagaaaggaggaaaaaagaaatacaggcacACATAGCGCTTtgaatgcatgtgtacacatgtataaatgcatgtttgtgtgtgtttgtgtacatgtgtaaatCGGAAGTCAACTTCAAGCCAGGTAagggtggcacacatctttaatcccagcactcgggaggcagaggccagtctggtctacagagagagagttccaggacaggctccaaaactactgagaaacactgtctcagggggaaaaagaataaaaataaaattaaaaaaggaacaacaacaaaaaaggtcaACCTAAAATGTCATGCCTTAGgtaccatccaccttgttttttgagacatgggcTTTAATTGGCCTGGAACTAGGTGACTAGAccaggctgcctggccagcaagcccccagggatccacctgtgtccagctccctccccagtgctgggattatcagtGTATGGCACTTCTCTCCCTGGGTTTTGGGGCTCAAATGCAGCCCTTAGGCTTGCACAGTGAGCACTTATTGAGCCGTCGCCCTGGTCCCTATGCAGTACTTTTCAACATTAGACAAGTGCTTGTGGGATGTGTTTAACTGTTCACTTGTGTGCTATGCTGCTGCTCTTTATGTGTCTGCGTGAGGTGAAGGCGGCAGATGGCAGTCAGCTCTTgagagctggctctctccttccactgtggattctggggactgagctcaggtttcCAGGACTGTTCAGCAAGCGCTTCTACAAaccgagccatcttcccagtcctatttaatattttttatttcttcccccaCTTGGATTTAAATTcccttttgttggttaatgagcGTGCTCTTCactcaattcttttttaaaaaaaaaaaaaatatttatttatttattatggatataatattctgtctgtgtgtatgcctgctggccagaagagggcaccagacctcattacagatggttgtgagccaccatgtggttgctgggaattgaactcaggacctttggaagagcaggcaatgctcttaacctctgagccatctctccagcccctcttcactcaatttttatttatttatttatttatttattttttatttgttatgtatgcaatattctgtctgtgtgtatgtctgcaggacagaagagggcatcagacctctttacagatggttgtgagccaccatgtggttgctgggaattgaactcaggacctttggaagagcaggcaatgctcttaaccactgagctatctctccagccccccttcacTCAATTCTtaacaccacaaaataaatactGAGCAAATGAAACTATGATACTAAACCCTACATGATGGTTCTCAACAGAGACAAATTTGTCTCCCAGATGGCATGTCACATGTCTGAAGTGGATTTTGACTGTCACAACACAGACAGGAAATGGGTTAGAGCATGCTACTGACATCTAATGACCAGAGGTCAGGATGGTCCAAAAACTACTCTATCCAGCATCCCTACAACAAAGAATTCTCCAGTCTAAATTGTCAGAGACGCtgaggttgagaagcactgacccTAACTAAATATGGCAGCTACTGTAGGACTGGggtcctggtttttttgtttgttttgttgttgttattgttttaaaattcacttatttGGGGCAGGGGTTTCATGCCATAAAGTGCGTTCTCTCCTACTCCCTACCAAAAATAACAAGATCTCCCATTATTTTTGTCATTGGGTACGTGTGGCTTCCAGCAGCGTCTCTTCCTGTTTCACAGTAAGAGTGGCagcattacagatgtgcaccactccatctgtttttttattgattttatttatttatttattttggtttttcgaggcagggtttctctgtgttgctttgaagcttgtcctggaaccagctcttgtagaccaggctggccttgaactcacagagatctgcctgcctctgcctccccagtgctggaattaaaggcttgcaccaccaccgcccggcccaagtgTGCACTCTTGAAAACCTTCCAGAAATCCCCAGCACTACTGAGTTTAGACACTAAGGACATTCCAGGTGCTACCCTAAACCACATGCATGgccaataaaaaaatatatataattccttTAATTCTCAACAAAAACCCTTTGAGATAGGTCCACTATTACCCCCATTTTCCTGATGAGGaaaacttgcccaaggtcacacagttatGAAAGATTCAAACACAGGCCACATGACTCCTAAGGCTGCTCCTTAATCAGCCTACCACACTCCCTCACCTAACAGAAGTCTTGATTCAAGACTAATCACTCCACTAGTAGCCTTGATCTTAGTCCTGGCCTTCACAAAGGGTTTGCAAAATTCCTATCAACAGGGAAATAAAGACTGGGTAGTCATGATAAAATTCTAAGAATAGGCCAgtggtcccagcactcgggaggcagaggcaggtgaatccctgtgagttcgaggccagcctggtctacaagagctagttctaggacagctaggactgttacacagggaaaccctgtctcggaaaaaaaaaaaaaaattcaaagaatactCTTCTGGCTTCATAGTGTCCCCAGGGAATGGAACCCCATAAGAGTTCTGGTGTAACATGAAGTCAAGAGTCTCAGCACCTCCCATCCGCCTCTATTATGAGAGCACAATTGGAATGACTAGAGGAGGTTCCTCAAAACCTGTACACTAACATATTCTTATGCCTGTCAGGACCTTTaggtgggggaaggaaatggaCATTGCTGCTAAGTAATGTCCTGCGCCTTCTGACTAATAAATGGGTCCCTTTCTGGACTAGAACCTTTCCCTAGGTCAGATACACGAGTCCCTTCTCCCAATCCCAGTTAGAATcaggggtgtggctcaatgggACAGCACCTGGGCACCATTCTCCAGACCCTAAGTTCCtctgaggcagagagaaatggagagaaaagataACGCTGACTGCAGAGATGTAAACTCTAAAGTCCCAGAGAAGCCAGCGCTGGATAAGCCTTACAAGCCCTTCCTTACCATCCTCAGGCTCTGAGAGGCAAAATTTCAAGAGGGATGAATTATCTGGGATGAGGTTGAGGCTGCTTTGTACCTACAAAGACAAAATGGAGAAGACAGGTCTCGCATCCGCTCTACTCTACTCAAGCTGGGAATGGTTCTTCCCCCTCATCCAGCTCTTAAGCCTTCCCTAAGGACTCCAGCCTCTGAAGGGCATCCAGAGTCTAGCTTCCTCACGATTCAAAACTGCAGTGCCCTCCTCGCTCCTATGGTACTCTGAGGATGCAGGCTTAGTTCCCTCTTCTTAACCACTTTGCTAGCCCCAGTCACCTGGCTCACCGGAAAACCTAAGGACCCTGGGCTCCTGGAAACCCCCGTCCTTTCTGAATCCCCATAgatcctcccacccacccccgcccccatAAATAGCCCAATTTTTTGGCTTCCTTACTACCGGCTCCAACCTCAAAATCCAACATGCGCCAAAAACCGGTCCCCTGTCCTTCCAAATCCTCTCTGAATCATC
It contains:
- the LOC119799617 gene encoding NFATC2-interacting protein; its protein translation is MAEPGRSLSPRSRGGWRPRAPQAPSRLIPDTVLVDLVSDSDEEILGVVTDPVEMPAARSPAPAAPGQDSDSNSEGTNEGPAGAPRPLVRRRRRRRLLDPGEAPVVPVYSGKVQSSLNLIPDNSSLLKFCLSEPEDEADVANSGSPSDALLLGSPWKKKLRSNHEKEETKMEALPDQDISPLHRPSPRNKSRKHSEALKKLREVNKRLQDLRSCLSPNQHHSPALQSLDDEVVLVEEPALPQSPRLFTLKIRCRADLVRLPVMTSEPLQNVVDYMANHLGVSPSRILLLFGETELSPTATPRALKLGVADIIDCVVLTSSSEATETSQQLQLRVQGKEKHQMLEISLSPDSPLKVLMSHYEKTMGLSGHKLSFFFDGTKLSGKELPADLGMESGDLIEVWG